One Mesorhizobium loti genomic window carries:
- a CDS encoding nitrilase, nitrilase 1 like protein: MGVFKAAAVQMRSGESPERNAVDLDRLVREAAGQGATYIQTPEMTGALIRDKEARAASFTSEDKDIIVATAHRLARELGVFLHIGSTAILRADGKLANRALLFGPDGATLTTYDKIHMFDVDLDNGESWRESAAYEPGTEAVVTEVAGAKLGFAVCYDLRFPQLFRAEALAGADVLTVPAAFTRQTGEAHWHVLLRARAIENGAFVVAAAQGGLHEDGRETFGHSLIVDPWGRIIAEAAHDEPAVIVAEIDPAQSLAARKKIPNLKNARDFTINAGAVDAPLLRGAAS; this comes from the coding sequence ATGGGTGTTTTCAAGGCTGCGGCGGTCCAGATGCGTTCAGGCGAAAGCCCCGAGCGCAATGCGGTCGATCTCGACCGGCTGGTGCGTGAGGCAGCCGGCCAGGGCGCGACCTACATCCAGACGCCGGAAATGACCGGGGCGCTGATCCGCGACAAGGAAGCGCGTGCAGCCTCCTTCACCTCCGAGGACAAGGACATCATCGTCGCGACCGCGCACAGACTGGCGCGTGAACTCGGCGTCTTCCTGCATATCGGCTCGACCGCCATTCTGCGCGCCGACGGCAAGCTCGCCAACCGGGCGCTGTTGTTCGGTCCGGATGGCGCGACGCTCACCACCTATGACAAGATCCACATGTTCGACGTCGATCTCGACAATGGCGAAAGCTGGCGTGAATCCGCCGCCTATGAGCCAGGCACGGAGGCGGTCGTGACCGAGGTTGCGGGCGCCAAGCTGGGTTTTGCGGTCTGCTACGACCTGCGTTTCCCGCAACTGTTCCGCGCCGAGGCGCTGGCCGGCGCTGATGTTTTGACCGTGCCCGCCGCCTTCACCCGCCAGACCGGCGAGGCGCACTGGCATGTGCTGCTCAGAGCCCGCGCGATCGAGAACGGCGCCTTTGTCGTCGCCGCCGCGCAAGGCGGCCTGCACGAGGACGGCCGCGAGACGTTTGGCCATTCGCTGATCGTCGATCCCTGGGGCCGTATCATCGCCGAAGCCGCGCATGACGAGCCCGCCGTGATCGTCGCCGAGATCGACCCGGCACAGTCGCTTGCTGCGCGCAAGAAGATCCCCAATTTGAAGAATGCGCGGGATTTCACCATCAACGCCGGCGCGGTGGACGCGCCGCTTCTGCGGGGTGCAGCCTCTTGA
- a CDS encoding glutaredoxin 3 has product MVDVTIYTRMMCGYCTAAKRLLERKGVAFTEHDASFSAELRQEMISRAHGRTTFPQIFIGDTHVGGCDDLHELEAEGRLDRLLANGATI; this is encoded by the coding sequence ATGGTCGATGTCACGATCTATACACGCATGATGTGCGGCTATTGCACGGCGGCCAAGCGGTTGCTGGAGCGCAAGGGCGTCGCCTTTACCGAGCATGACGCTTCGTTCTCGGCGGAATTGCGCCAGGAGATGATTTCGCGCGCACACGGCCGCACGACCTTTCCGCAGATTTTCATTGGCGACACGCATGTCGGCGGCTGCGATGACCTCCACGAGCTGGAGGCCGAAGGCCGGCTGGACAGACTGCTCGCCAACGGCGCAACGATTTGA
- a CDS encoding competence protein F, which translates to MADPMSKIKSIGIRNLTRSALGWPARILFPPVCAGCRRHVSQPGVLCGACWPKLRLLERPWCPVMGTPFTHHMGEGFLSAEAIADPPPFERARAAVAYSGVARQMVQGLKYQDRTDLAPWMARWMVRAGADLIAEADVVVPVPLHWRRFFRRRFNQSAELARAVCELSGLSFAPSAMRRVKLTRQQVGLERQEREENVRAAFRVPAEAEIEIAGRRVLLIDDVYTTGATVRAATKALKKGGAAAVDVLTFARVLPGDFRADESATI; encoded by the coding sequence GTGGCCGATCCCATGTCCAAGATCAAGTCCATCGGGATCAGGAACCTCACCCGCTCGGCTCTCGGCTGGCCTGCGCGCATCCTGTTTCCGCCGGTCTGCGCCGGCTGCCGCCGGCATGTCTCGCAGCCCGGCGTGCTGTGCGGAGCCTGCTGGCCGAAGCTGCGGCTTTTGGAACGGCCCTGGTGCCCGGTGATGGGCACGCCGTTCACCCATCATATGGGCGAGGGCTTTTTGTCGGCCGAGGCGATCGCTGATCCGCCGCCCTTCGAACGGGCACGGGCGGCCGTCGCCTATTCCGGCGTCGCCCGCCAGATGGTGCAAGGGCTGAAATACCAGGATCGTACCGATCTCGCCCCTTGGATGGCGCGCTGGATGGTGCGCGCCGGCGCCGATCTCATCGCCGAGGCCGATGTGGTGGTGCCGGTGCCGCTGCACTGGCGGCGTTTTTTCCGGCGGCGCTTCAACCAGTCGGCGGAACTGGCGCGCGCGGTTTGCGAGCTCAGCGGGCTGTCTTTCGCGCCTTCCGCCATGCGGCGCGTAAAGCTCACCCGCCAGCAAGTCGGGCTGGAGCGGCAGGAGCGCGAGGAGAATGTGCGGGCCGCCTTCCGCGTGCCGGCCGAGGCGGAAATCGAGATCGCCGGCCGCAGGGTGCTTCTGATCGACGATGTCTACACCACGGGCGCCACGGTGCGTGCGGCGACCAAGGCGCTGAAAAAAGGAGGTGCGGCCGCCGTCGATGTGCTGACCTTTGCGCGGGTGTTGCCGGGGGACTTTCGGGCGGACGAGTCCGCGACTATATAA
- a CDS encoding type 11 methyltransferase, which yields MHPIMDTDLWLAHKRRALTHPVDGADFLMNRAAEDLADRLGAVERRFGKAAVLFCQTPAVADVLAASGKVTDIVRVETDAAFLNGAAGLVAPLETVPFEPQSLDLAVSLLSLQAMNDIPGMLIQIRRALRPDGLFLGAFAGAGTLSELRESLLAAETELYGGASPRVIPFTDVRDAGALLQRAGFALPVADVETVTVRYANLFALMADLRAMGETSALADRSRRPGTPRLFARAAEIYAERFSDPDGRIRASFSMVWMSGWAPDASQQKPLKPGSAKVSLKAILEGSGES from the coding sequence TTGCACCCGATAATGGATACCGATCTCTGGCTGGCGCACAAGCGGCGCGCGCTCACCCATCCGGTCGACGGCGCCGATTTCCTCATGAACCGCGCCGCCGAGGACCTTGCTGACCGGCTGGGCGCCGTCGAGCGCCGGTTCGGCAAGGCGGCGGTGCTGTTTTGCCAGACGCCGGCCGTGGCCGATGTGCTCGCCGCGAGCGGCAAGGTGACGGATATCGTCCGTGTCGAGACGGACGCGGCTTTCCTGAATGGTGCCGCCGGCCTGGTCGCGCCGCTGGAAACCGTGCCGTTCGAGCCGCAAAGTCTCGATCTGGCGGTGTCGCTTCTGTCGCTGCAGGCGATGAACGATATCCCTGGCATGCTGATCCAGATCCGCCGCGCGCTGCGGCCGGATGGCCTCTTTCTCGGCGCCTTTGCCGGAGCCGGCACGCTCAGCGAGTTGCGCGAAAGCCTGCTTGCGGCCGAGACCGAGCTCTACGGCGGCGCCAGCCCGCGCGTCATCCCCTTCACCGACGTGCGCGATGCCGGCGCGCTTTTGCAGCGCGCCGGTTTCGCTCTGCCGGTCGCCGATGTCGAGACAGTGACGGTGCGCTATGCCAATCTGTTTGCCCTGATGGCCGATCTGCGCGCCATGGGTGAAACCAGCGCGCTTGCCGATCGCAGCCGGCGGCCAGGCACGCCCCGGCTGTTTGCCCGTGCCGCGGAAATCTACGCTGAGCGGTTTTCCGACCCCGACGGCCGGATCCGGGCAAGTTTCTCGATGGTCTGGATGTCCGGCTGGGCGCCCGATGCGTCGCAGCAGAAACCGCTGAAACCCGGTTCAGCCAAGGTCTCGCTGAAAGCTATACTGGAGGGTTCCGGCGAATCCTGA
- a CDS encoding Flp/Fap pilin component, whose translation MGIEVMKTVLLRFLTDETGATAVEYALIVCVLSLTIIGGIGQVFNQITWLFSDNTSRLANAFASP comes from the coding sequence ATGGGGATCGAGGTGATGAAAACAGTGCTGCTGCGTTTTCTGACGGATGAGACCGGCGCTACTGCCGTCGAATATGCCCTGATCGTCTGTGTGCTGTCATTGACCATCATCGGCGGCATCGGCCAGGTTTTCAACCAGATCACCTGGCTGTTCAGCGACAACACCAGCAGGCTTGCGAACGCCTTTGCATCGCCTTGA
- a CDS encoding mutator mutT protein produces MNDLANTGKRLLLVAACALVDADGRVLLAQRPEGKQLAGLWEFPGGKVEPGETPEQCIIRELHEEIGIETEIPCLAPLTFASHSYDDFHLLMPLFVCRRFRGIAQPREGQALKWVRPKQMRDYPMPPADAPLIPFLIDLL; encoded by the coding sequence ATGAATGATCTGGCCAATACCGGCAAGCGCCTGCTGCTGGTCGCCGCCTGCGCGCTGGTCGATGCCGACGGCCGCGTGCTTTTGGCGCAGCGACCGGAGGGCAAGCAGCTTGCGGGCCTGTGGGAATTTCCAGGCGGCAAGGTCGAGCCCGGCGAGACGCCGGAGCAATGCATCATCCGCGAACTGCATGAGGAGATCGGCATCGAGACCGAGATCCCGTGCCTGGCGCCGCTCACCTTCGCCAGCCACTCCTATGACGACTTCCATCTGTTGATGCCGCTGTTCGTCTGCCGCCGCTTCCGCGGCATCGCCCAGCCCCGGGAAGGGCAGGCGTTGAAATGGGTGCGGCCCAAGCAGATGCGCGACTATCCGATGCCGCCGGCCGACGCGCCGCTGATCCCGTTCCTCATCGACCTGCTCTGA
- a CDS encoding GCN5-like N-acetyltransferase produces the protein MLAIVRRYEAAGFRAWPAAAVHYDGTWVVRLTAGHPAKRLNSVNPLDPGDTQHIADRIGRASRRFDAYGRPLTFRMSPLSGPDLASHLDREGWSRFDESLVMRLPLADAQLDAAMDQIPLKDISRFIGALLKVNGSDVSLRPGLSEIIGAIQPEAGLFALEDGVEPLATLICVHDGDLAGLFEVATDRSARNKGHGRNLILSALKWARLRGAREAWLQVEAGNVPALALYRSLGFEEVYRYHYRRPPGHE, from the coding sequence ATGCTTGCCATCGTGCGCCGCTACGAGGCGGCCGGCTTTCGCGCCTGGCCGGCGGCCGCCGTCCATTATGACGGCACCTGGGTGGTGCGGCTGACGGCCGGCCATCCGGCCAAGCGGCTGAATTCGGTCAATCCGCTCGATCCCGGCGACACCCAGCACATCGCCGACCGCATCGGCCGGGCCAGCCGCCGTTTCGATGCCTATGGCAGGCCGCTGACGTTCCGCATGTCGCCGCTGTCTGGCCCCGATCTGGCCAGCCATCTCGACAGAGAGGGCTGGAGCCGGTTCGACGAATCGCTGGTCATGCGGCTGCCTCTGGCCGACGCCCAGCTCGATGCCGCGATGGACCAGATTCCGCTCAAGGACATCAGCCGCTTCATCGGTGCGTTGCTCAAGGTCAACGGCTCTGATGTTTCGCTGCGGCCCGGCCTGTCCGAGATCATCGGCGCCATCCAGCCCGAGGCCGGGCTGTTCGCGCTTGAAGATGGGGTCGAACCGCTGGCGACGCTGATCTGCGTGCATGATGGCGATCTCGCGGGCCTGTTCGAGGTCGCCACCGACAGATCGGCGCGCAACAAGGGCCATGGCCGCAACCTGATCCTGTCAGCGCTGAAATGGGCGCGGCTGCGCGGCGCGCGGGAAGCCTGGCTGCAGGTCGAGGCCGGCAATGTGCCGGCGCTGGCGCTCTATCGGTCGCTCGGCTTCGAGGAAGTCTATCGCTACCACTATCGTCGGCCGCCTGGTCATGAGTGA
- a CDS encoding bifunctional ornithine acetyltransferase/N-acetylglutamate synthase, with the protein MPVIEGVRIATAEAGIKYKNRTDLLAMVFDAGTAVAGVFTKSKCPSAPVDFCRQNLAAGKARVLVVNSGNANAFTGQKGRASTALTGEAAAKAAGCTPSEVFLASTGVIGEPLDTTKFSHLLAGLVSDGKPDLWTEAAKAIMTTDTYPKVATQTVKLGDTDVTINGISKGAGMIAPDMATMLSFIATDAPIAAPVLQDLLSRGTAKTFNAVTVDSDTSTSDTLLIFATGKAAKRGAPEIIDPKDARLGQFRRALGKVLKSLALQVVRDGEGARKQVEVTVTGAKSARSAKRIALSIANSPLVKTAVAGEDANWGRVVMAVGKAGEPADRDRLSIWFGDNRLAHEGERDPAYSEEKTSAYMKRDDIRIRADIGIGRGKATVWTCDLTKEYVAINGDYRS; encoded by the coding sequence ATGCCGGTCATCGAAGGGGTGCGCATCGCCACCGCCGAAGCGGGGATAAAGTACAAGAACCGCACCGACCTGCTGGCCATGGTGTTCGACGCCGGCACCGCGGTCGCCGGTGTGTTCACCAAGTCGAAATGCCCCTCGGCGCCGGTCGATTTCTGCCGGCAAAACCTTGCCGCTGGCAAGGCGCGGGTGCTGGTCGTCAATTCCGGCAATGCCAATGCCTTCACCGGCCAGAAAGGCCGCGCGTCCACCGCGCTGACCGGCGAGGCGGCGGCCAAGGCCGCCGGCTGCACGCCAAGTGAGGTTTTCCTGGCCTCGACCGGGGTCATCGGCGAACCACTCGACACGACCAAGTTCAGCCATCTGCTCGCCGGACTGGTCAGCGACGGCAAGCCGGACCTGTGGACCGAGGCGGCGAAGGCCATCATGACCACGGACACCTATCCGAAAGTGGCGACGCAGACGGTCAAGCTTGGGGACACCGATGTCACCATCAACGGCATTTCCAAGGGCGCCGGCATGATCGCCCCCGACATGGCGACGATGCTGTCCTTCATCGCCACCGACGCGCCGATCGCCGCCCCTGTGCTGCAGGACCTGTTGTCGCGCGGCACGGCCAAGACGTTCAACGCGGTGACTGTCGACAGCGACACCTCGACCAGCGACACGCTGCTGATCTTCGCCACCGGCAAGGCCGCCAAGCGCGGCGCACCCGAGATCATCGACCCCAAGGATGCCCGGCTCGGCCAGTTCCGCCGGGCGCTCGGCAAGGTGCTGAAGTCGCTGGCGCTGCAAGTGGTGCGCGACGGCGAGGGTGCCCGCAAGCAGGTCGAAGTCACCGTCACCGGCGCGAAATCGGCGCGCTCGGCCAAGCGCATCGCGCTGTCGATCGCCAATTCGCCGCTGGTCAAGACGGCGGTCGCCGGCGAGGACGCCAATTGGGGCCGCGTGGTCATGGCCGTTGGCAAAGCCGGCGAGCCGGCCGACCGCGACCGGCTGTCGATCTGGTTCGGCGACAACCGGCTGGCGCATGAGGGCGAGCGCGACCCGGCCTATTCGGAAGAAAAGACCTCGGCCTATATGAAGCGCGACGATATCCGCATCCGCGCCGATATCGGCATCGGCCGCGGCAAGGCGACGGTGTGGACCTGCGACCTCACCAAGGAATATGTCGCCATCAACGGCGATTATCGGAGCTGA
- a CDS encoding peptidase C14 caspase catalytic subunit p20 → MGRLAILAWAFLGLLLLSADAEPARRVALVIGNGTYAEAGTLANPVNDALDIADKLRSIGFEVIEGNDLGKRELERSIGEFSDALEGAGVGLFYYAGHGLQVDGRNYIVPVDARLDMPVKLQLEAVPIDEVLDIMEQQTKVSLVFLDACRNNPFARSLSRTATTRSATALAGLAQFDSTRGSFIAFSTAPGAVAMDGTGRNSPFAAALLRHIAEPGQSINDMMIAVRRDVVSQTREGQRPWEQGSLLERFEFVPGKGPAPEPKPAAEPAPASQVAALERSVGDDKASIEKFLRRDYLTPDTRTMAETVKRIYGSSATIFGTRYDADAIVKVKTDWFAQWTSWSLGLEPGSLEVTPHGEDRTEAAFAMRYDYVPKDKSAARLTGKARVTLGLVKAEGGWRIESETSQAMQ, encoded by the coding sequence ATGGGCAGGCTTGCGATCCTCGCATGGGCATTTCTGGGACTTCTGCTGCTGAGCGCCGACGCTGAGCCGGCGCGGCGCGTGGCGCTCGTCATCGGCAACGGCACCTATGCCGAGGCCGGGACGCTGGCCAATCCGGTCAACGACGCGCTCGACATCGCCGACAAGCTGCGTTCCATCGGTTTCGAGGTCATCGAAGGCAACGATCTCGGCAAACGCGAGCTCGAACGCAGCATCGGCGAATTCTCCGATGCGCTCGAAGGCGCCGGCGTCGGGCTTTTCTACTATGCCGGCCACGGCCTGCAGGTCGACGGCCGCAATTACATCGTGCCGGTCGATGCCAGGCTCGACATGCCGGTGAAACTGCAACTCGAAGCCGTACCGATCGACGAAGTCCTCGACATCATGGAGCAGCAGACCAAGGTCAGCCTGGTGTTTCTCGACGCCTGCCGCAACAACCCGTTTGCCCGCAGCTTGAGCCGCACCGCCACCACGCGTTCGGCGACGGCGCTGGCGGGCCTGGCGCAATTCGATTCGACGCGCGGCTCGTTCATCGCTTTTTCGACGGCGCCGGGTGCGGTTGCCATGGACGGCACCGGGCGCAACTCGCCCTTTGCCGCAGCGCTTTTGCGGCATATCGCCGAACCCGGCCAGAGCATCAACGACATGATGATCGCGGTGCGCCGCGACGTCGTTTCGCAAACCCGTGAAGGCCAGCGTCCCTGGGAACAGGGCTCGCTGCTCGAACGCTTCGAATTCGTCCCGGGTAAAGGGCCCGCTCCGGAGCCGAAGCCGGCGGCTGAGCCAGCACCAGCCTCGCAGGTCGCGGCGCTGGAGCGCTCCGTGGGCGACGACAAGGCTTCGATCGAAAAATTCCTGCGCCGAGACTATCTGACGCCCGACACCAGGACGATGGCTGAAACGGTCAAACGGATCTACGGCTCCTCCGCCACCATTTTCGGCACGCGCTACGACGCCGATGCCATCGTCAAGGTGAAGACCGACTGGTTCGCGCAATGGACCTCATGGTCGCTCGGGCTGGAACCCGGCAGCCTGGAAGTTACCCCGCATGGCGAGGACCGCACTGAGGCCGCCTTCGCCATGCGCTACGACTATGTGCCGAAGGACAAGTCGGCGGCTCGGCTGACCGGCAAGGCGCGCGTCACGCTCGGGCTGGTCAAGGCCGAAGGTGGATGGCGCATCGAGTCCGAAACCTCGCAAGCGATGCAATGA